A genomic segment from Kyrpidia tusciae DSM 2912 encodes:
- the gcvT gene encoding glycine cleavage system aminomethyltransferase GcvT: MGKRTPIYPAHEAMGAKIIEFGGWDMPVQYAGILEEHRGVRTRAGLFDVSHMGEFEISGSESTPFLQRMVTGNVAALSPGRAMYTMMCLPSGGTVDDLLVYRLDADRYMLVVNAANTAKDLTWLQEHRLPGVEIADRTEETALLALQGPAAVEILRAAKGDGENLKPFRVEVGSVAGVQGLISRTGYTGEDGFELYVPADRGLELWDRLLEIGGPMGLIPAGLGARDTLRLEAALPLYGHELTEEITPLEAGLEAFVKWDAGDFIGRDALLSQRERGVTRRLAGLVMVDRGIPRSGYAVKSRGREIGWVTSGSFGPTVQRNIGLAMVEEEFARPGQALEVVVRGRSLAATVVEKPFYKRARSPAKGAGAPGLGGVQ; the protein is encoded by the coding sequence ATGGGTAAGCGGACACCGATCTACCCGGCCCACGAGGCGATGGGGGCAAAAATCATCGAGTTCGGCGGCTGGGATATGCCGGTCCAGTACGCGGGGATCCTGGAAGAACACCGGGGTGTGCGCACCCGGGCCGGACTTTTCGATGTTTCCCACATGGGGGAATTCGAAATCTCTGGGTCGGAAAGTACGCCTTTTCTTCAGCGGATGGTCACCGGAAATGTCGCCGCCCTTTCGCCAGGCCGGGCCATGTACACGATGATGTGCCTTCCCAGCGGCGGAACGGTGGACGATCTGTTGGTCTACCGACTGGACGCAGATCGCTACATGCTGGTGGTCAATGCGGCCAACACGGCCAAAGATTTGACCTGGCTGCAGGAGCATCGCCTTCCGGGCGTCGAAATCGCGGATCGTACCGAGGAGACCGCTCTTCTCGCCCTGCAGGGCCCTGCGGCTGTGGAGATTTTGCGGGCGGCGAAAGGGGATGGCGAGAATCTGAAACCCTTTCGGGTGGAGGTGGGATCGGTGGCCGGGGTACAGGGCCTGATTTCCCGCACGGGGTATACGGGGGAAGATGGTTTTGAGCTGTATGTCCCCGCTGACCGAGGACTGGAACTATGGGACCGACTGCTGGAGATCGGAGGGCCCATGGGCCTCATCCCCGCAGGGCTGGGCGCCCGGGATACTCTTCGCCTGGAGGCGGCGCTGCCGCTTTATGGCCACGAACTCACCGAAGAGATCACGCCCTTGGAAGCCGGGCTCGAGGCGTTTGTCAAATGGGACGCCGGGGATTTTATCGGCCGAGACGCCCTGCTTTCCCAACGGGAGAGGGGGGTGACCCGGCGGCTCGCAGGTCTTGTTATGGTGGACCGGGGCATTCCCCGGTCGGGTTATGCCGTGAAGTCTCGGGGACGGGAAATCGGCTGGGTGACCAGCGGGTCTTTTGGGCCCACTGTACAGCGCAACATCGGACTGGCCATGGTGGAGGAGGAATTCGCCCGGCCCGGTCAGGCCCTGGAAGTGGTGGTGCGGGGGAGATCCCTGGCCGCCACGGTGGTGGAAAAGCCCTTTTATAAAAGAGCGCGGTCGCCGGCGAAGGGAGCCGGCGCACCGGGATTGGGGGGAGTGCAGTGA
- the gcvPA gene encoding aminomethyl-transferring glycine dehydrogenase subunit GcvPA yields MNGWSYLPHTEEDRRRMMAVLGISDIEELFDDIPEEVRFRGALQVPERLSEVELNRHMAELAGENQPAAEMACFLGAGAYDHHVPAVVDAMIGRGEFYTSYTPYQPEISQGILQAIFEYQTMVCELLGMEVSNASMYDGASATAEAALAACAATHRSRVWVSDLLNPAYRRVIRTYCEAQDVEVVAWRDTDGRSSAEALNELDESVAALVVQYPNFLGIVEPLRDFARRAHEVGALLIVAAYPVALGVLESPGACGADIAVAEGQPLGNPLSFGGPYLGLMASSRALMRRLPGRIVGQTVDTRGRRGFVLTLQAREQHIRREKATSNICSNQALNALAATVYLAALGPGGLADLAGLNLQKAHYLFNRLTGIPGVEPLIPGAPFFNEFALRLPVDPARVNRVLLQQGILGGLDLGEYRTDWRGGWLLAVTEKRTRAEMDRLVDVLKEGVRS; encoded by the coding sequence GTGAATGGGTGGAGTTACTTGCCGCACACGGAAGAAGACCGGCGGCGCATGATGGCGGTGCTCGGGATCTCCGACATTGAGGAACTTTTTGACGACATTCCGGAAGAAGTGCGATTTCGCGGGGCTTTGCAGGTTCCGGAGCGCCTGTCGGAAGTGGAGCTGAATCGGCATATGGCCGAGTTGGCCGGGGAGAATCAACCGGCTGCCGAGATGGCCTGTTTTCTCGGAGCCGGTGCCTACGACCACCACGTTCCCGCGGTGGTGGATGCAATGATCGGCCGCGGCGAATTTTACACCTCCTATACCCCCTATCAACCCGAGATCAGCCAAGGGATCCTCCAGGCGATTTTTGAGTATCAAACTATGGTCTGCGAGTTGCTGGGCATGGAGGTTTCGAATGCTTCGATGTACGACGGCGCCTCGGCCACCGCCGAGGCGGCGCTGGCCGCCTGCGCGGCAACCCACCGGAGCCGGGTGTGGGTGTCCGACCTCCTCAACCCCGCGTATCGCCGGGTGATCCGCACCTATTGTGAGGCGCAGGATGTAGAAGTGGTGGCGTGGCGGGATACGGATGGCCGTTCATCGGCGGAAGCCTTAAACGAGCTCGATGAATCGGTGGCGGCACTGGTGGTCCAGTATCCCAATTTTCTCGGGATTGTGGAGCCCCTTCGCGACTTTGCCCGGCGGGCCCACGAGGTCGGGGCGTTGCTCATCGTCGCCGCCTATCCCGTCGCCCTCGGCGTTTTGGAGTCGCCGGGCGCGTGCGGAGCGGACATCGCCGTGGCCGAGGGGCAGCCCCTGGGGAACCCCCTTTCCTTCGGAGGGCCGTATCTCGGTCTCATGGCCTCCTCCCGAGCCCTGATGCGCCGCCTACCCGGCCGGATCGTGGGACAAACGGTGGATACCCGTGGACGCCGGGGTTTCGTCCTGACCCTCCAGGCCCGGGAGCAGCACATTCGCCGGGAAAAAGCGACATCGAATATTTGCTCCAACCAAGCCTTGAACGCCTTGGCGGCAACCGTTTACCTGGCGGCCTTGGGCCCCGGTGGCTTGGCCGATCTCGCCGGGTTAAATCTGCAAAAAGCCCACTATCTGTTCAACCGCCTGACGGGGATCCCCGGCGTCGAGCCCCTCATCCCCGGGGCGCCGTTTTTCAACGAGTTTGCCCTGCGCCTGCCTGTGGATCCGGCGAGGGTGAACCGGGTGTTGCTGCAACAAGGGATCTTGGGCGGCCTGGATCTTGGCGAGTACCGAACAGATTGGCGGGGAGGCTGGCTTTTGGCAGTGACAGAAAAGCGGACCCGGGCGGAAATGGACCGTTTGGTGGATGTGCTGAAAGAGGGGGTGCGATCGTGA
- the gcvPB gene encoding aminomethyl-transferring glycine dehydrogenase subunit GcvPB translates to MQLIFEKSRPGRRGVDLPACDVPEVDLADALPRDYLRQVPPGLPEVSEPDVIRHYTALSRRNHGVDLGFYPLGSCTMKYNPKRNEQFARMSGFAGLHPLQPVETVQGALKLMAALQEALAAVTGMDAVSIQPAAGAQGEWTGLMMIRAYHRSRGEERTTVIIPDSAHGTNPASAAMAGLRVVTVPSNDRGGVDLRALERVLGGDTAALMLTNPNTLGLFEEQIVEIAQRVHAAGGLLYYDGANANAILGKARPGDMGFDVVHMNLHKTFSTPHGGGGPGAGPVGVKAFLAPFLPSPVIRREGDRVVLDDDRPQSIGRVHSFYGNFGVLVRAYAYLRAMGPEGLRRVSEDAVLSANYLMRRLAPYFELPYDRTCKHEFVLSGARQKRQGVRTLDMAKRLIDFGFHPPTVYFPLIVDEALMIEPTETESLETLDAFVDAWAQIAEEVKSDPDKVRSAPHTTVVSRLDETLAARAPVLRWTDEPSS, encoded by the coding sequence ATGCAGTTGATTTTTGAAAAATCCCGGCCCGGACGGCGTGGGGTGGACCTCCCGGCCTGCGACGTGCCCGAGGTGGATCTGGCCGACGCGCTGCCCAGGGACTATCTGCGGCAGGTTCCGCCCGGGCTCCCAGAAGTGAGCGAACCCGATGTGATTCGCCATTACACGGCGCTTTCCCGGCGCAATCACGGGGTGGATCTCGGTTTTTATCCTTTGGGTTCTTGTACGATGAAATACAATCCAAAACGAAATGAACAGTTTGCCCGCATGTCCGGTTTTGCCGGCCTTCACCCACTCCAGCCGGTTGAAACGGTTCAAGGAGCCCTAAAACTCATGGCTGCGCTGCAAGAAGCCCTGGCGGCGGTAACGGGCATGGACGCGGTGAGTATCCAGCCCGCGGCCGGAGCCCAGGGTGAATGGACGGGGTTGATGATGATCCGGGCCTATCATCGGTCCCGGGGAGAAGAGCGGACGACGGTGATCATCCCCGATTCCGCCCATGGAACCAATCCTGCCAGCGCGGCGATGGCCGGTTTGCGGGTGGTGACGGTGCCGTCGAATGACCGGGGCGGGGTTGATCTCCGGGCCCTGGAGCGCGTGCTCGGCGGGGACACCGCGGCTCTCATGTTGACCAATCCGAATACCTTGGGCCTTTTTGAGGAACAGATTGTCGAGATTGCCCAGCGGGTACACGCGGCCGGGGGACTCCTCTACTATGACGGGGCCAATGCCAACGCCATCCTCGGGAAAGCGAGGCCCGGGGATATGGGCTTCGATGTGGTTCACATGAACCTGCACAAAACCTTTTCCACGCCCCACGGCGGCGGCGGCCCCGGGGCGGGTCCCGTGGGCGTGAAGGCATTCTTGGCCCCCTTTTTACCATCTCCGGTGATCCGGCGGGAAGGGGACCGGGTGGTGCTGGACGACGATCGCCCCCAGAGCATCGGGAGGGTGCACTCGTTTTACGGGAACTTCGGGGTGTTGGTTCGGGCTTACGCCTATCTCAGGGCGATGGGGCCCGAGGGTCTGCGGCGGGTGTCCGAAGACGCGGTGCTCAGTGCGAACTATTTGATGAGACGATTGGCGCCGTACTTTGAGTTGCCTTACGATCGGACCTGCAAACACGAATTCGTCCTTTCCGGAGCCCGGCAAAAACGCCAAGGCGTGCGAACGTTGGATATGGCCAAGCGGCTGATCGACTTCGGGTTTCACCCGCCCACGGTGTATTTTCCGTTAATCGTAGACGAAGCCTTGATGATCGAGCCGACGGAAACCGAAAGTCTAGAGACGTTGGACGCTTTTGTCGACGCGTGGGCTCAAATCGCCGAAGAGGTGAAATCCGATCCTGATAAGGTGCGTTCAGCCCCGCATACGACGGTGGTATCCCGTTTGGACGAAACCCTGGCGGCCCGTGCGCCGGTGCTGCGTTGGACGGACGAGCCATCCTCCTAG